In the Phaseolus vulgaris cultivar G19833 chromosome 7, P. vulgaris v2.0, whole genome shotgun sequence genome, one interval contains:
- the LOC137829692 gene encoding protein WHAT'S THIS FACTOR 1 homolog, chloroplastic, with the protein MFCKTKTRTVIYHNNTRCISSLKVVWRKDPALDRAIEHDKRYKQCARVVKEVLNEPGQVISLRYLEKRRERMRLKVKAETFINQNPGLFDVYYDRIKPKTEPVRFIRPTDRLHRFLQEEQRIFSENEPFIVSKLCKLLMMSKSKFLSADKLLHVKREFGFPNDFLVDLVPRYPQYFRLTGSPGEGKSFLELVDWNPEFAKSVIEKRAEEESERMGIRVRPSFNVQLPPGFVMKKEMREWVRDWMELDYVSPYEDVSHLDQASREMEKRSVGVFHELLSLSLYKRIPIPILGKFCDEYRFSNAFSSTFTRHSGIFYLSLKGGIETALLREAYRGEELVDRDPLLRIKDKFVELLQEGWRQREEQLRLKQEKIKEGMQLLASKVGD; encoded by the coding sequence GGACCCAGCACTGGACCGAGCCATAGAGCACGACAAGCGTTACAAGCAATGTGCCCGCGTCGTCAAAGAAGTCCTCAACGAACCAGGCCAAGTAATTTCTCTACGCTACCTCGAGAAGCGCCGCGAAAGGATGCGCCTAAAGGTCAAAGCCGAAACCTTTATCAACCAAAACCCCGGCTTGTTCGATGTCTACTATGACCGCATCAAACCCAAAACCGAACCGGTCCGCTTCATCCGCCCCACCGACCGCCTTCATCGTTTTCTCCAGGAAGAGCAACGGATTTTCTCCGAGAACGAACCCTTCATTGTCTCCAAGTTGTGTAAACTGTTAATGATGTCCAAGAGCAAGTTTCTTAGTGCTGATAAGTTGCTTCACGTGAAGAGGGAGTTCGGGTTCCCTAATGATTTTTTGGTTGATTTGGTTCCTCGGTATCCGCAATATTTCAGGTTAACTGGGTCTCCTGGGGAGGGGAAATCGTTTCTTGAATTGGTTGATTGGAACCCCGAGTTTGCAAAATCTGTTATTGAGAAAAGGGCTGAGGAGGAGAGTGAGCGTATGGGGATTAGGGTCAGGCCAAGTTTCAATGTGCAGCTTCCGCCAGGGTTTGTGATGAAGAAGGAGATGAGGGAGTGGGTTAGGGATTGGATGGAGCTTGATTATGTATCCCCTTATGAGGATGTGTCCCATTTGGACCAGGCTTCCAGAGAGATGGAGAAGAGATCCGTTGGAGTGTTCCATGAACTGCTTTCTCTTTCCTTGTATAAGAGGATTCCTATCCCGATCCTTGGAAAGTTTTGCGATGAGTATAGGTTTTCCAATGCTTTTTCCAGCACTTTTACCCGGCATTCGGGGATATTCTATTTGTCCTTGAAAGGTGGGATTGAAACGGCATTGTTGAGAGAAGCATACAGAGGTGAGGAGTTGGTTGACCGTGATCCGTTGCTTCGGATAAAAGACAAATTTGTTGAGTTGTTGCAGGAAGGGTGGCGGCAGAGAGAGGAGCAATTGAGGTTGAAGCAAGAAAAGATTAAGGAAGGTATGCAGTTATTGGCCTCGAAAGTTGGTGATTGA
- the LOC137829366 gene encoding uncharacterized protein encodes MKRVKVFNLIALAMTFLAIVPKMESQISPPIHPLTSPSLHPLCLSQLALVSYACARLPLTATPPPPPSPSPDNHGHRGNQHYTLQENCCRWAKEIDTQCVCEVLVRLPPFLTKPLHQYSIMIGESCNVTYSCGGPI; translated from the coding sequence ATGAAGAGGGTCAAGGTTTTCAATTTAATAGCTCTTGCTATGACATTTCTGGCAATTGTGCCAAAGATGGAGAGTCAAATTTCGCCACCAATTCATCCTTTGACATCACCATCTCTTCATCCACTTTGTTTATCCCAACTAGCATTAGTAAGCTATGCTTGTGCAAGGTTGCCTCTCACCGCAACACCACCACCTCCACCCTCTCCATCCCCTGATAATCATGGTCATAGGGGTAATCAGCActacactcttcaagaaaactgTTGCCGGTGGGCTAAGGAAATAGACACCCAATGTGTATGTGAAGTCCTAGTTCGACTGCCACCCTTCCTTACTAAACCTTTGCATCAGTACTCAATCATGATTGGAGAATCGTGTAACGTCACTTACTCGTGCGGTGGGCCAATATAA